Part of the Cuniculiplasma divulgatum genome, GCACCTCACTGAGTATCCTTAGTTTTTCATCAAAAAGCATTATCTCACTATCTCCGGAATTTGCAAAGGTAATATTTTGTTCATCGAGAACGAAAGTGGAAAGAGTGCTGGCCATATATTCAGAACTTTTCTTCTTTTTGTTTCTTGATAGCACATAATCATTTGCTTCCAGCATGCACTTTTCGATTGAAGAAATAGATTTTGAGCTAAATGTCTCCGAATTTATTTCAATCAGCACTGTCTCCATAAAAATATTAACAGAGTCCCTGCTTGCAATTTCTCCATCAGACATGCCACCAACGCCATCAGCCAGGGCGGCTATCAAAAATTCTTTTTTATTGTGCCCAGTAAAAGATTCAATTCTTGCACTGTCTTCATTATTATTTCTTATGAGTCCTGTGTCAGTATCTATTGAATATTGAACCGTAAAAAAGTTGTTTTTGAATATCACTTTGAAATAATACTGATATAAATAATAAATCTTTATTGTTTTTCTCCATTCCTGTGAAAGATTGAAAGCATAGATGGGAAGTAGAATGTTCTAATGACAAATGTATCTATAACAAGTGATATTACAAAGGCAAGACCCAATTCTTCCAGGAATGCAACCGGAATAAATGCCAGTGATCCAAGCGAGATTGCAAGAATTAACCCAAGGGATGTAACTGTTTTTGCACTTCCAACCATTCCCTTTCTCAAACCCTCCTCGAAGTTTTCTTTTTTAACCTCTTCTATAATCCTTGAACTAATGAATACTGTGTAGTCATTTCCAAGACTAAAGAGAATTATGAAGAGAATTATTGGGATTAGATATATTAGCTGTATATGCAGTAAATAGTTTGATATGAGGTATAGAATAAACGTGCTCCAGGATATACTGAAGAATGTTCCTGTTATTGAAATGATTGGGTATCTCAACTTCCTGAAGGATGCAAGTAATATCAGGAAAATAGCAACCACTATAAATATCTCAAGTTCACAATAAGTTTTAACATTGGTTGATTGCTGATCAATTACAGAGGAAGTGATGCCCCCTACAATAAAAGAGTCGTTGGCTCTCATAGAACTCACTGTTGATATCGATTGACTTGAATAAGGAGAATTACTTAGGGAGACTATAAAAAGATAATATTTACCATTGTCAATTGCAAATGAACTTGATATGGAATTATTTGTAATTTTCATTCCACTGACATAAGGGCCCTCCACGGAACTAACACCTTTGTATGATAAAATTTTTTTGGCTGTTTTCTCAAGTGTATTGATCTGCACATGAGTAAGATTCTCACTATTAAAATTGCTCTTGTATATAATGTATGTTGGGAATATCACTCCATCTCCAAAATTATCTTCAATTTCATTTAGGCCATGAACAGAACTCAAAGATTGAGGGAGACCTGTATTAAAGTTGTACGTTGTTGGTGCAGTAAAGAAGAAATAACCACCGGCAGCACCAAGAATTATAATTACTGCAGCCACTGCAAACTTCTTACTTGAAGAAAATGAGGTTGTCTTATAAAATACAGATCTTCTGTGATGATTTTCCTCCAGTGGTTTTGAACCCAACTTCATTATAAGTCTCTTTGACAGAAGTTTCATTGCAACTGGAAGCAATGTAGTCTGAAGTATTACTGTATATATTATTGCCTGAAACAGAACGACTCCCCAGTCAAAGAAAGATGGAACAAGTGAGAAAGTCAACAGGGTTACTGCTACTGTTATACCGCTAATAATTACAGCTTTTCCAGCCCTGTTTATGGCTATATCTAGGGCTTCCTCATACTCCCTCCCTTCCCTTAACTCCTGCCTGTATCTTGCTATAAGGAATACGAGATAATCTGTTGAAACTCCAAGAATTACTGCTGTCAGTGTGTAATTTACAATAAAACTAACACTTCCTATCAGAAATCCTGTTATGTAAACTGAAACATAACCTAGCAAAAGTGAAATACCTACAAATATAAGTCCAAGAATAGAAGCCCAGTATGAAACAAGGGTTATGAAAATTGCAATTAGCAGAAATATGAAAATGAGACCGAAGGCAAATCCAGACTTGGCAGTAACCTGAGCTGTTTGATAGGCAATTGCTCCATTTCCTGTTACTATGGCATCTTTCCCAAACAAACTGGCAGAATATTTGCTCAGGGTTGGATAGAATTCCTGTGCGGGAGAGGAGCCATTTTTGAATTCGTATCCCGAAGGAGTATTGAATTCGACTGATACAATGAATATTTTATGGTTTGGACTAACTGTCTGGTTAACTAGAAACCCTGGAGCATCCAGCAATGCAAAATTTGTTACATAACCATTTCCTGGATTACTAAAATTTATAACAGAATATACTAGATTCCACGTAATATGAAAACCCGTTAAATTGCTAATGTAGTATGCCGTAGCCTCACTCAGTGAAGTCGAATTACCGTAGGCATAGAAGTTTACATTCTTTAATATATAGGATGTTTCCGGCAATAGGTTAAAAGATGAGTTCTTAGCATCACAGATTATGGAATTCGCCACAATTTCCTCTCCATTTCCAGAATATTTATTAAAGGAAGATTTAACATTTGAAATGAAAGTTTTTTCATAGTTTGAACCATTGTATCCACTGGAATTTGCAGCTTGCTGAATGCTATTTTCATTATAACCTGATATTTTCCAATTAATATAGAAATTATAGGAAAACTTGTAAATCATAGAACTGTTGGATCTGACACTCAAATAAGTTTGCATTATTTCACTACCAAAGGTCTTTACTGTAGTATTGTCTATATAATTTGAATAATCAGTATAAGGGTCGGTTGTTTGATACACATTATTATCCGAATTTCTTATCATTCTTTCTAATTGAAACGTACTTCTGGAAAGTGTAGAATTGTAAATTGGATTTCCATTTATAACAATGGTTAATGACTGATGTGTTGTCTCTATTTGTGAGACTAGCTTTTGCGCCTGAGCAGATTCTGAACTGCTATTTGTTGATGTGGAGTTAGCATAGTTGAGGTATGAACTATAGTGAAGGACTGCAGGTATTGCAAGTAGAAGAACAACTATCCATACTATGATCACAACATTTTTTTTCGATAGCAAACTTTTTGCATTAATCACAGCAATTCATTATGTATGGGTAATTTAAAATTGGTTAAAATTTTTTTAACTTTTGATAAATTAATATTGGTAAGCTAACAAAAATATTGTTTATTTTCACAAAAAAATTAATTAACGTCAATTTTTAATAATAGTTAGAATTACTTGAATAATCATGGATACAGTTGATAAAAAAATTCTTTTCAGTCTCTTGAAAGATGGCAGGACGCCACAAAGGCAGATAGCGAAGGAGATAGGTATCTCAGCGCAAACTCTGAATTACAGAATGACAAAGATGATTGAGGATGGAATAATTGTTGGATTTATAGTCCATATAAATTCTAAAATACTTGGAAAAGTGGAGGCATT contains:
- a CDS encoding PP2C family protein-serine/threonine phosphatase; the encoded protein is MIFKNNFFTVQYSIDTDTGLIRNNNEDSARIESFTGHNKKEFLIAALADGVGGMSDGEIASRDSVNIFMETVLIEINSETFSSKSISSIEKCMLEANDYVLSRNKKKKSSEYMASTLSTFVLDEQNITFANSGDSEIMLFDEKLRILSEVHREPFTGYLTSCIGVDNIPVIHADSIKLHKNDILLLSSDGLTDMVSDELISSILSNRQKTTDQLISDLKEAAFNNGGRDNITIILCKIEDA
- a CDS encoding MMPL family transporter produces the protein MINAKSLLSKKNVVIIVWIVVLLLAIPAVLHYSSYLNYANSTSTNSSSESAQAQKLVSQIETTHQSLTIVINGNPIYNSTLSRSTFQLERMIRNSDNNVYQTTDPYTDYSNYIDNTTVKTFGSEIMQTYLSVRSNSSMIYKFSYNFYINWKISGYNENSIQQAANSSGYNGSNYEKTFISNVKSSFNKYSGNGEEIVANSIICDAKNSSFNLLPETSYILKNVNFYAYGNSTSLSEATAYYISNLTGFHITWNLVYSVINFSNPGNGYVTNFALLDAPGFLVNQTVSPNHKIFIVSVEFNTPSGYEFKNGSSPAQEFYPTLSKYSASLFGKDAIVTGNGAIAYQTAQVTAKSGFAFGLIFIFLLIAIFITLVSYWASILGLIFVGISLLLGYVSVYITGFLIGSVSFIVNYTLTAVILGVSTDYLVFLIARYRQELREGREYEEALDIAINRAGKAVIISGITVAVTLLTFSLVPSFFDWGVVLFQAIIYTVILQTTLLPVAMKLLSKRLIMKLGSKPLEENHHRRSVFYKTTSFSSSKKFAVAAVIIILGAAGGYFFFTAPTTYNFNTGLPQSLSSVHGLNEIEDNFGDGVIFPTYIIYKSNFNSENLTHVQINTLEKTAKKILSYKGVSSVEGPYVSGMKITNNSISSSFAIDNGKYYLFIVSLSNSPYSSQSISTVSSMRANDSFIVGGITSSVIDQQSTNVKTYCELEIFIVVAIFLILLASFRKLRYPIISITGTFFSISWSTFILYLISNYLLHIQLIYLIPIILFIILFSLGNDYTVFISSRIIEEVKKENFEEGLRKGMVGSAKTVTSLGLILAISLGSLAFIPVAFLEELGLAFVISLVIDTFVIRTFYFPSMLSIFHRNGEKQ